A single Parabacteroides timonensis DNA region contains:
- a CDS encoding MutS family DNA mismatch repair protein translates to MEKVYQYYNETITAYKRRSDSLRKKMHLCGTIRLLLVAGLVASIWLLKAEGWLVLSSAVVSFIIPFIALMVYHTHLSYLKEYADTLVQLCNDELKALDYDFSAFDGAPEKSSADHSFSLDLDLFGNRSIFQSINRTVTVVGKETLTQWFIDPLTDKEEIKKRQEAILELSSLTQLRQHFFVTGRQYPKEKGDVNTLTALTNHTPSFITSTLWKCLTWIIPAIWVAIFIGIGLELISFSFFGIFFAFAFLLSNLRTKQITALHNSVNKMEMILSTYSLLIKSIEGDIFKSAELSDISKQFAGADGTASKALKKLSKCIGALDQRISFIGIVLNVFILRDTRTAMRLENWIQTHAEDIPHWFEALGRFDAYSSLGGFAFNHPGYIYPEIADTYFKMSGKSLGHPLLRRDVCVRNDISIEKSPWFLIITGANMAGKSTYLRTVGVNYLLACIGAPVYADSLTVYPAKMVTSLRTSDSLVSNESYFFAELKRLKMIIDRLQQGEKLFIILDEILKGTNSIDKQKGSLALMKQLVSYQTCGIIATHDLALGELEKEFPTQIKNYRFEADIKNEELTFSYQLREGVAQNMNACFLMKKMGITV, encoded by the coding sequence ATGGAAAAAGTATACCAATATTATAACGAAACTATTACAGCTTATAAACGCCGCTCGGATAGCCTGAGAAAGAAAATGCATTTATGCGGGACAATCCGCTTGTTGCTGGTTGCCGGCCTTGTTGCTAGTATATGGCTACTGAAAGCAGAAGGCTGGTTAGTGCTGTCCAGTGCGGTCGTATCGTTCATTATCCCGTTCATCGCACTAATGGTTTATCATACGCACTTGTCTTACCTGAAAGAGTACGCAGATACTTTAGTACAATTGTGCAACGACGAATTAAAGGCGTTGGATTATGATTTCAGTGCTTTCGACGGAGCTCCGGAAAAGAGTTCGGCCGATCATTCCTTCAGCCTGGATCTCGACCTATTCGGCAACCGTTCTATCTTCCAGTCGATCAACCGGACAGTGACAGTGGTTGGAAAAGAGACACTCACCCAATGGTTTATCGACCCGCTTACCGACAAAGAGGAAATAAAAAAACGCCAGGAGGCTATCCTGGAATTAAGTTCACTCACCCAGCTAAGGCAACATTTCTTTGTCACCGGCAGACAATATCCTAAAGAGAAAGGAGATGTCAATACATTAACTGCATTGACGAATCATACTCCTTCGTTTATAACCAGTACGCTTTGGAAATGCTTGACCTGGATTATTCCGGCCATTTGGGTAGCTATATTTATAGGTATAGGATTGGAGTTGATCAGTTTTTCCTTTTTCGGAATATTCTTTGCTTTTGCATTCTTGTTATCCAATCTGCGCACCAAACAAATCACTGCGCTTCACAATTCCGTGAATAAAATGGAAATGATACTTTCCACCTATTCCCTACTGATCAAAAGTATAGAAGGCGATATTTTCAAATCGGCAGAACTTTCGGATATAAGCAAACAGTTTGCAGGAGCAGACGGGACAGCCTCGAAAGCATTAAAGAAGCTATCCAAATGTATAGGGGCTCTCGACCAACGAATCAGTTTCATAGGAATTGTTCTGAATGTCTTTATCTTACGCGATACCCGGACTGCAATGAGATTGGAGAACTGGATACAGACACATGCAGAAGACATCCCTCACTGGTTTGAGGCGTTGGGACGCTTCGACGCTTATAGTTCGCTGGGAGGATTTGCCTTTAATCACCCGGGATACATCTATCCGGAGATAGCTGATACTTATTTCAAGATGAGCGGTAAATCGTTAGGACATCCGCTGCTTCGCCGTGACGTTTGTGTGAGAAATGATATATCCATCGAGAAAAGTCCCTGGTTCCTGATTATCACAGGGGCGAATATGGCTGGTAAAAGTACCTACCTACGTACGGTCGGAGTAAATTATCTGTTGGCTTGTATCGGAGCTCCGGTTTATGCCGATTCACTGACGGTATATCCGGCTAAAATGGTAACCAGCCTACGCACTTCCGACTCGCTTGTCAGCAACGAATCTTATTTCTTTGCCGAACTGAAACGCCTGAAGATGATCATCGACCGTTTGCAACAGGGAGAAAAACTATTTATTATCCTGGATGAGATATTAAAGGGAACCAACTCTATCGACAAACAAAAAGGATCGCTTGCCCTGATGAAGCAATTGGTATCTTACCAGACTTGCGGAATTATCGCAACCCACGACCTGGCACTGGGCGAACTGGAAAAGGAATTCCCTACCCAGATAAAGAATTACCGCTTTGAGGCAGACATCAAAAATGAAGAGCTGACCTTCTCGTATCAACTGCGTGAAGGGGTTGCACAGAATATGAATGCTTGCTTCCTGATGAAAAAAATGGGGATCACCGTGTAA
- a CDS encoding aspartate aminotransferase family protein, whose protein sequence is MKLFDVYPLFNIEIVKGKGCHVWDAEGTEYLDLYGGHAVISVGHSHPTYVAAITDQVNKLGFYSNSVVNSLQQKLADKLGKASGYDDYSLFLINSGAEANENALKLASFHNGKKRVIAFKHAFHGRTSAAVRVTDNPKIIAPVNEDLAVTYLPLNDAIAVEAELQKGDVSSVIIEGIQGVGGIQLPTDDFMKELRALCTKYEACLILDEIQSGYGRSGKFFAHQYADIKPDLITVAKGIGNGFPMSGLLISPMFKPVYGMLGTTFGGNHLACAAAIAVLDIMENEKLIDNAAKVGNFLIEELHKLPGIKEIRGRGLMIGIEFEESIKEVRSKLLFEEKVFTGVAGTNTIRLLPPLCLTMDEAKEFLARFKKVLNA, encoded by the coding sequence ATGAAACTATTCGACGTATATCCTTTATTTAATATAGAAATAGTAAAAGGAAAAGGCTGCCATGTATGGGATGCGGAAGGGACTGAATACCTCGACCTGTATGGCGGACATGCCGTTATCTCCGTCGGTCATAGCCATCCTACTTATGTAGCTGCTATCACCGACCAGGTGAACAAACTGGGATTCTACTCCAACTCGGTTGTCAATAGCTTGCAACAAAAGCTGGCAGACAAACTGGGGAAAGCTTCCGGTTATGACGATTATTCTCTTTTCCTGATCAATTCCGGAGCCGAGGCTAACGAAAATGCTTTGAAGCTGGCTTCATTCCATAACGGTAAAAAGCGGGTAATTGCTTTCAAGCATGCTTTCCACGGCCGTACTTCCGCAGCGGTTCGCGTAACGGATAATCCGAAGATAATTGCTCCGGTCAACGAAGACCTGGCTGTTACTTATCTGCCGTTGAACGATGCAATAGCTGTTGAAGCAGAACTGCAAAAAGGAGATGTATCTTCCGTTATCATCGAAGGTATCCAGGGTGTCGGCGGTATCCAGCTTCCGACAGACGACTTTATGAAGGAGTTGCGTGCTTTGTGTACCAAATATGAAGCTTGCCTGATCCTGGATGAAATTCAGTCGGGTTACGGACGTAGCGGGAAATTCTTCGCTCACCAATATGCAGATATTAAACCCGACCTGATCACGGTAGCCAAAGGTATCGGTAACGGTTTCCCGATGAGCGGATTGCTGATCAGCCCGATGTTCAAGCCTGTTTACGGTATGCTGGGAACGACTTTCGGAGGTAATCATCTGGCTTGTGCCGCTGCTATCGCAGTATTAGACATCATGGAAAATGAGAAATTGATCGACAATGCAGCGAAAGTAGGAAACTTCCTGATCGAAGAATTACACAAATTGCCGGGTATCAAAGAAATCCGTGGCCGTGGTTTGATGATCGGTATCGAATTCGAAGAATCCATCAAGGAAGTACGTAGTAAATTACTGTTCGAAGAGAAAGTCTTTACAGGTGTTGCCGGAACAAATACGATCCGTTTGCTTCCGCCGCTTTGCCTGACAATGGATGAAGCCAAAGAATTCCTTGCCCGCTTCAAAAAAGTACTTAATGCTTAA
- a CDS encoding GNAT family N-acetyltransferase, with amino-acid sequence MEQETEIDVMIADASHEVYVDTILDTIEAAAKVRGTGIAKRTHEYVAQKIIEGKAVIALAGDKFAGFSYIESWGNKQYVTTSGLIVHPDYRGLGIAKRIKDMTFQLARMRWPKAKIFSLTSGAAVMKMNTELGYVPVTFADLTDDESFWRGCNGCVNHDILERTGRKYCICTAMLFDPADPHRAAREAEERKK; translated from the coding sequence ATGGAACAGGAAACAGAAATCGATGTAATGATCGCTGATGCCTCTCATGAGGTATATGTCGACACAATTCTTGATACAATAGAGGCCGCTGCCAAGGTACGCGGAACCGGTATCGCAAAGCGTACGCATGAATACGTGGCCCAAAAGATTATAGAAGGGAAAGCGGTCATTGCGCTGGCAGGGGATAAGTTTGCAGGTTTCAGTTATATAGAATCGTGGGGAAATAAGCAATACGTCACCACTTCCGGGTTAATCGTTCATCCGGATTACCGTGGATTGGGTATTGCCAAACGGATTAAGGATATGACCTTCCAGCTGGCTCGTATGCGTTGGCCGAAAGCGAAAATATTCAGCCTGACATCAGGAGCGGCTGTGATGAAAATGAACACGGAACTGGGATATGTACCGGTGACTTTTGCCGACCTGACTGACGACGAATCATTCTGGCGTGGTTGCAACGGTTGCGTAAACCATGACATCCTGGAACGTACAGGCCGCAAATATTGTATTTGTACAGCCATGCTGTTCGACCCGGCCGACCCGCATCGTGCCGCCCGTGAAGCAGAAGAAAGAAAAAAGTAA
- the argR gene encoding arginine repressor, translated as MSTKKERLDAICRIIQTRTICNQEELLKELEASGFQVTQATLSRDIKQLKVAKVHDANGDYVYCLPDYSALIQPKKPQTQHHPNIEFSGNLAVVKTRPGYAMGIASDIDTHAPHEILGTIAGDDTILIIPREGISRDRIVKALSHFI; from the coding sequence ATGAGTACAAAGAAGGAACGATTGGACGCTATTTGTCGCATCATACAAACAAGGACAATATGTAATCAGGAAGAGCTGCTTAAAGAATTGGAAGCCAGCGGATTTCAGGTTACACAGGCTACTTTGTCGCGCGACATAAAGCAACTGAAAGTAGCCAAAGTACACGATGCAAACGGCGATTATGTATATTGTCTGCCCGATTATTCAGCGTTGATACAGCCGAAAAAGCCCCAGACACAACATCATCCCAACATCGAATTTTCCGGAAATCTGGCAGTTGTAAAGACAAGACCGGGGTATGCGATGGGTATCGCTTCCGATATCGACACACACGCTCCTCACGAAATACTGGGAACGATAGCCGGAGACGACACGATCCTGATCATCCCCCGCGAAGGGATCAGCCGGGACCGGATAGTAAAAGCATTATCACATTTTATATAA
- a CDS encoding phospholipase A, whose protein sequence is MKKITLSLLVLFITGFVKVTAQVLVKDPRMEYNADSVRAVLDKAPYFSLFKDNYFIGGTTIGHKPTAANSDVKFQLSIAQRLTKSKLPFDTYLFIQYTQKAFWNVFQKSLPMRDLNFNPGIGLGHLIIHHNKYIGKGYLMLEHESNGKDSTASRSWNKVTFAAAVVLNKNWEAQFKTWIPIVDGKYNKDLLKYNGIFQVATNFRTDNKRFNCGVILTKRKTWFSFNTQVELSYKFNNNENQYFFLQYYNGYGENLLEYNQFKSMLRIGFVIKPQDFSIY, encoded by the coding sequence ATGAAGAAAATAACATTGTCTCTGTTGGTTTTATTCATCACGGGTTTTGTAAAGGTTACAGCCCAGGTGCTTGTGAAAGATCCTAGGATGGAATATAATGCAGATAGCGTACGTGCCGTATTGGATAAAGCGCCTTATTTTTCACTGTTTAAGGATAACTATTTTATCGGTGGAACAACGATCGGTCATAAACCGACTGCTGCCAATTCGGATGTCAAGTTTCAGTTGAGTATAGCCCAGCGGTTAACCAAAAGTAAATTACCTTTCGATACGTATCTTTTTATCCAGTATACCCAGAAAGCCTTTTGGAATGTTTTCCAAAAATCTCTTCCTATGCGCGACCTGAATTTTAATCCGGGAATCGGTTTAGGCCATCTGATCATCCATCACAACAAATATATCGGTAAAGGATATCTGATGCTTGAACATGAGTCGAACGGGAAAGATAGCACGGCTTCCCGTAGCTGGAATAAGGTCACATTTGCAGCGGCCGTTGTCCTTAACAAGAACTGGGAAGCTCAGTTCAAAACATGGATACCGATCGTCGATGGAAAATATAATAAGGACTTACTGAAATATAACGGTATATTCCAGGTGGCAACGAATTTCCGGACAGACAATAAACGCTTTAACTGCGGAGTGATTCTGACGAAACGTAAAACATGGTTCAGCTTTAATACTCAGGTAGAGCTGAGCTATAAATTCAATAATAACGAAAACCAATATTTCTTCCTTCAATATTATAATGGCTACGGAGAGAATTTGCTGGAATATAATCAGTTCAAAAGCATGCTGAGGATCGGGTTTGTGATAAAGCCGCAGGATTTCAGTATATATTGA
- a CDS encoding FKBP-type peptidyl-prolyl cis-trans isomerase, which produces MRSIYAVACSAMVMLSAFTACSNDDNNSFELTPEQIAHYEKNREYIREKKQEKDADGKLVYEQLVKYGDTTLYRVIDRKAETPKYPTSSSNLNFELDGHFIDGTTFQNKIKENFVVGNLITGLKGVILETSVGDSIEAILPSTLAYDYQLGQGNIPFGSTLIFNYRVEEAK; this is translated from the coding sequence ATGAGATCAATTTATGCAGTCGCATGTTCTGCGATGGTGATGTTGAGTGCGTTTACCGCTTGTAGTAATGACGATAACAACAGCTTTGAATTAACTCCGGAGCAAATAGCTCATTATGAAAAGAACCGTGAGTATATTCGTGAGAAGAAACAGGAGAAAGACGCTGATGGAAAATTGGTTTATGAACAATTGGTGAAGTATGGAGATACAACCCTGTATCGGGTCATTGACAGAAAAGCTGAAACACCTAAGTATCCGACCTCTAGCAGTAATTTGAATTTTGAGTTGGACGGGCATTTTATTGATGGGACAACGTTTCAGAATAAGATAAAGGAGAATTTTGTTGTAGGCAACCTGATAACAGGTTTGAAAGGAGTTATTCTTGAGACTTCGGTCGGTGATTCTATTGAAGCAATTTTACCTTCAACTTTAGCTTATGATTATCAGTTGGGTCAGGGAAATATTCCTTTCGGATCTACCCTGATATTTAACTATAGAGTGGAAGAAGCCAAGTAA
- a CDS encoding M48 family metallopeptidase, whose product MKKITGLLMAVFLLLTGCGSVPLTGRKQVLLVSDQEVLSSSLTQYGDYMKSATKSTDKAKSEMVTRVGKKIAAATEAYLKANGMESEIKNFQWEFNLVKDNQVNAFCMPGGKIVVYEGLLPLVASDDELAVVLGHEVAHAVAKHSNERMSQQLMTQYGAAILGQAVSDKSATVQTLASTVYGVGAQYGVMLPFSRKHESEADYMGLVFMAMAGYNPEVAVNFWQKMSAGKGGSTPEFMSTHPSDATRINDIKRYLPEIEKYRTKK is encoded by the coding sequence ATGAAAAAGATTACAGGTTTATTAATGGCGGTATTTTTACTGCTGACTGGTTGTGGAAGTGTGCCTTTGACGGGAAGAAAGCAAGTACTGCTTGTTTCGGATCAGGAAGTGTTGTCATCGAGCCTGACGCAATATGGCGACTATATGAAATCGGCCACGAAATCTACTGATAAAGCTAAGAGTGAAATGGTTACCCGGGTAGGAAAGAAGATCGCGGCAGCAACTGAGGCTTATCTGAAAGCCAATGGAATGGAAAGCGAGATCAAGAATTTTCAATGGGAATTTAATCTGGTGAAAGACAACCAGGTGAATGCGTTCTGTATGCCGGGTGGAAAGATCGTGGTATATGAGGGCTTGCTTCCTTTGGTTGCATCGGATGACGAGTTGGCGGTCGTACTCGGTCACGAAGTGGCCCATGCCGTAGCCAAGCATAGCAACGAACGAATGAGCCAGCAGTTGATGACCCAATATGGTGCTGCTATCCTGGGACAGGCTGTAAGTGATAAAAGTGCAACTGTTCAGACACTGGCAAGCACAGTCTATGGAGTAGGGGCACAGTACGGCGTCATGCTGCCTTTCTCTCGCAAGCATGAGTCGGAAGCCGATTATATGGGACTGGTGTTTATGGCTATGGCAGGTTATAATCCGGAAGTGGCGGTTAACTTCTGGCAAAAAATGTCTGCCGGAAAAGGAGGCAGCACACCGGAGTTTATGAGTACTCACCCGAGTGATGCCACGCGTATAAACGATATTAAAAGATATCTTCCTGAGATAGAAAAGTACCGGACGAAGAAATAA
- the argC gene encoding N-acetyl-gamma-glutamyl-phosphate reductase encodes MIKIGIIGGAGYTAGELIRLLLNHPDAEITFVNSTSNAGNRITDVHSGLFGETDMRFTAELPLNSIDLLFFCTAHGDTKKFMESHTVPENVKIIDLSMDYRIESDEHDFVYGLPELNRRRICNSRHIANPGCFATCIQLAVLPLAKHLMLNSELHVNAITGSTGAGVKPSSTSHFSWRNDNISIYKPFTHQHLAEIGQSLRQLQNSFDSSINFIPVRGNFSRGIFATTYIDCKVSLEEIKRIYEEYYDDHSFTFITDKNPDLKQVVNTNKCLLYLQKYENKLLVISMIDNLLKGASGQAVHNMNLLFGLEETVGLHLKPSAF; translated from the coding sequence ATGATCAAGATCGGAATTATAGGTGGTGCGGGATATACGGCAGGCGAACTGATTCGCTTGCTGCTTAATCACCCGGACGCCGAGATTACATTTGTGAATAGTACCAGTAACGCCGGGAACCGGATCACTGACGTTCATAGCGGCCTGTTCGGAGAAACCGATATGCGTTTCACCGCCGAACTTCCCCTGAACAGCATCGACCTTCTTTTCTTCTGTACCGCCCACGGCGACACAAAGAAATTCATGGAAAGCCATACTGTCCCTGAGAACGTGAAGATCATCGACCTCAGCATGGATTACCGTATCGAAAGCGACGAACACGATTTCGTTTACGGTCTGCCCGAACTGAACCGACGACGTATCTGCAACTCCCGACACATTGCCAACCCCGGTTGTTTTGCCACCTGTATCCAACTAGCCGTTTTGCCGCTAGCCAAACACCTGATGTTGAATTCAGAGCTGCATGTGAATGCGATCACCGGATCGACAGGAGCCGGTGTTAAGCCTTCGTCGACTTCTCATTTCAGCTGGCGAAACGATAACATTTCGATCTATAAGCCGTTCACTCACCAGCATCTGGCAGAGATCGGACAAAGCCTGCGCCAGTTGCAGAATAGTTTCGATAGCAGTATCAACTTCATACCGGTAAGGGGTAATTTCTCCCGTGGTATTTTTGCCACCACTTACATCGACTGTAAGGTTAGCCTGGAAGAGATCAAACGTATTTACGAAGAATATTACGACGATCATTCTTTCACGTTCATTACAGATAAGAATCCGGACCTGAAACAGGTGGTAAACACAAACAAGTGTCTCCTGTATCTACAGAAATATGAGAACAAATTATTGGTCATATCCATGATCGACAACTTGTTGAAAGGCGCCAGCGGACAGGCTGTGCATAATATGAACCTGCTGTTCGGTTTAGAAGAGACTGTAGGATTACATCTTAAACCGTCAGCGTTTTAA
- a CDS encoding S9 family peptidase yields MKLNKFFVAAAITICCSNLCSAQKSLELEEVLSGKLIQTKGVGAMNWMKDGERYSRLEQNKQEGGMDVVAYRAKDNAREVIIPSTMFIDKSTGKQIAMGRISWSNDNDKVLIYNNTKRVWRYDTRGDYWVLSLHDGNLRQLGKGLPESSMMFAKFSPDGTRVAYVSDNNLYVEDINSGKRTQLTSDGSQTIVNGTFDWVYEEEFSCRDGFRWSPDGKYIAYWQSDTEGTGVFDIINNVDSIYPTILHFPYPKAGTTNSAVKVGYIPAEGGTTTWINIPGDPRNNYIPRMDFIPESNELFIQQLNREQNTNKVWVAKIGSATPENIFTDKDAAWLDTNDNILWLKNNQYFTWESERSGWRHLYRVSRDGKEIVPVTKGDFDYIEPVGTDLQKGLVYFIASPENYTQRYLYSANLFGKGEVKRLSPESQPGQHRYNMSPTGKWAVHTYSNSVTPPVIDMVSFPKNQSVRIIEDNAKAKEQYDALGLSPKEFVKVKSGDLQLDVCMIKPVDFDPSKKYPVIIEVYGEPAGSTVQDVWGGGDLWNQYMVNQGYIYVSIENRGANAPRGREWRKCIYGEVGTFASEDQARGIQDLGRQYPFIDLSRIGINGWSGGGSQTLNCMFRYPEVFHTGIAIAFVADQRLYDTVYQERYMNTPQNNPEGYRKGSPISYTDGLKGNLLLIHGTGDDNVHYQNCEMLVDELVKHGKIFSQISYPMRSHSIYEREGTTMHLRKSMADYWLKHLPAGAR; encoded by the coding sequence ATGAAGCTAAATAAATTCTTTGTTGCCGCCGCTATTACTATTTGTTGCAGCAATTTGTGTTCCGCACAAAAATCATTGGAGTTAGAAGAAGTACTGAGTGGTAAACTGATTCAGACCAAAGGCGTCGGAGCCATGAACTGGATGAAAGACGGAGAGCGTTACAGCCGTCTGGAACAGAACAAGCAAGAAGGAGGAATGGATGTCGTAGCTTACCGTGCCAAAGACAATGCCCGCGAAGTAATTATCCCTTCTACTATGTTCATAGATAAATCGACCGGCAAGCAAATTGCCATGGGAAGAATATCGTGGAGCAACGACAATGATAAAGTATTGATCTATAATAATACAAAACGCGTATGGCGATATGATACCCGCGGCGATTACTGGGTGCTTTCCTTGCATGACGGAAACCTGCGCCAACTGGGCAAAGGATTACCCGAATCATCTATGATGTTTGCCAAATTCTCCCCCGACGGAACAAGAGTAGCCTACGTTTCCGACAACAATCTTTATGTAGAAGATATAAACTCCGGTAAAAGAACCCAGTTGACCAGCGACGGAAGCCAAACCATCGTTAACGGTACATTCGACTGGGTATATGAAGAAGAATTCAGTTGCCGGGACGGTTTCCGCTGGAGCCCGGACGGCAAATACATAGCCTACTGGCAGAGTGATACGGAAGGGACCGGTGTATTCGATATCATCAACAATGTCGACTCCATCTATCCCACCATCCTGCATTTCCCCTATCCGAAAGCAGGTACTACCAATTCAGCCGTAAAAGTAGGATATATCCCGGCAGAAGGAGGGACGACCACCTGGATCAACATTCCGGGAGATCCCCGTAACAACTACATTCCGCGCATGGACTTCATTCCTGAAAGCAACGAACTGTTCATCCAGCAGTTGAACAGGGAACAGAACACCAATAAAGTATGGGTTGCCAAAATCGGTAGTGCCACACCGGAAAATATCTTTACAGATAAAGATGCCGCCTGGCTGGATACGAACGATAACATCCTGTGGCTGAAAAACAATCAATATTTTACCTGGGAAAGCGAACGTAGCGGATGGCGTCACCTGTATCGCGTGAGCCGTGACGGAAAAGAAATCGTTCCTGTAACAAAAGGTGATTTCGATTATATCGAGCCGGTAGGAACCGATTTGCAGAAAGGTTTGGTTTATTTTATCGCTTCACCGGAAAACTATACCCAACGTTACCTGTACAGCGCAAACCTGTTCGGCAAAGGTGAAGTAAAACGCCTGAGCCCTGAAAGCCAACCGGGACAACACCGTTATAATATGTCTCCGACCGGAAAATGGGCCGTACATACATACAGCAATTCGGTAACCCCTCCGGTGATCGACATGGTTTCATTCCCCAAGAACCAGTCCGTACGTATCATTGAGGATAATGCAAAGGCTAAAGAACAATACGACGCCCTGGGATTAAGCCCGAAAGAGTTTGTCAAAGTAAAATCAGGCGACCTGCAACTGGATGTCTGCATGATCAAACCGGTCGACTTCGACCCGTCGAAGAAATACCCGGTGATCATCGAAGTCTATGGCGAACCGGCCGGATCGACCGTGCAGGACGTATGGGGTGGCGGCGACCTGTGGAACCAATATATGGTTAACCAGGGATATATCTACGTCAGCATCGAAAACCGCGGAGCCAATGCACCACGCGGACGCGAATGGCGTAAATGCATCTATGGAGAAGTCGGCACATTCGCATCCGAAGACCAGGCACGAGGCATACAAGACCTGGGACGGCAGTATCCGTTCATCGACCTGTCCCGCATCGGTATCAACGGATGGAGCGGTGGCGGTAGCCAGACACTGAACTGTATGTTCCGTTATCCGGAAGTATTCCATACCGGTATTGCGATCGCCTTCGTTGCCGACCAACGTTTATATGATACCGTTTACCAGGAACGTTACATGAATACTCCGCAAAACAACCCGGAAGGTTACCGCAAAGGCTCTCCCATCAGTTACACGGATGGTTTGAAAGGAAACCTGCTATTGATACACGGAACCGGCGACGATAACGTACATTACCAGAATTGCGAAATGCTGGTAGACGAACTGGTCAAACATGGAAAAATTTTCAGCCAGATCAGTTATCCGATGCGTAGCCACAGTATCTACGAACGCGAAGGTACTACTATGCACCTGCGGAAAAGCATGGCGGATTACTGGTTGAAACATTTACCGGCCGGAGCTAGATAA
- a CDS encoding argininosuccinate synthase, whose product MKKKVVVAFSGGLDTSFTVMYLAKEKGYEVYAACANTGGFSEEQLKQNEENAYKLGATKYVTIDVTKEYYEKSLKYMVFGNVLRNGTYPISVSSERIFQALAIARYANEIGADAIAHGSTGAGNDQIRFDMTFMVLAPNVEIITLTRDMALTRDYEINYLKENGFVADFTKLKYSYNVGLWGTSICGGEILDSAQGLPENAYLKQVEKTGSEELRIEFKNGEIHAVNGEVFEDKIAAIQKVEEIGAAYGIGRDMHVGDTIIGIKGRVGFEAAAPMLIIGAHRFLEKYTLSKWQQYWKDQVANWYGMFLHESQYLEPVMRDIEAMLQESQRNVNGTAILELRPLSFSTVGVESKDDLVKTKFGEYGEMQKGWTAEDAKGFIKVTSTPLRVYYNNHKDEEI is encoded by the coding sequence ATGAAAAAGAAAGTAGTAGTAGCATTCAGCGGAGGTTTGGATACCTCTTTTACCGTAATGTACCTTGCCAAAGAAAAGGGTTACGAAGTATATGCGGCCTGTGCTAACACTGGTGGTTTCAGCGAAGAGCAGTTGAAGCAAAACGAAGAAAACGCCTACAAACTGGGTGCAACAAAATATGTTACAATCGACGTAACTAAAGAATATTACGAAAAGAGCCTGAAATATATGGTATTCGGTAATGTACTGCGTAACGGCACCTACCCTATTTCCGTTAGTTCAGAACGTATCTTCCAGGCATTAGCCATTGCCCGCTATGCAAACGAAATCGGTGCAGATGCTATCGCTCACGGTTCGACCGGTGCCGGTAACGACCAGATCCGCTTCGACATGACTTTCATGGTACTGGCTCCGAATGTAGAGATCATTACCCTGACACGTGATATGGCGTTGACTCGTGACTACGAAATCAACTACCTGAAAGAAAATGGGTTTGTTGCCGACTTTACAAAACTGAAATATTCTTATAATGTAGGTCTTTGGGGAACTTCCATCTGTGGAGGCGAAATCCTTGATTCAGCACAGGGCTTACCTGAAAACGCTTACCTGAAACAAGTGGAAAAGACCGGTAGCGAAGAATTACGTATCGAATTCAAGAACGGAGAGATCCATGCTGTAAACGGTGAAGTATTCGAAGATAAGATCGCCGCTATCCAGAAAGTAGAAGAGATCGGCGCAGCCTACGGTATCGGCCGCGACATGCACGTAGGCGACACGATTATCGGTATCAAGGGACGTGTAGGTTTTGAAGCTGCTGCTCCCATGCTGATCATCGGTGCACACCGCTTCCTTGAAAAATATACATTGAGCAAATGGCAGCAGTACTGGAAAGACCAGGTAGCCAACTGGTACGGCATGTTCCTGCACGAAAGCCAGTATCTGGAACCGGTTATGCGTGACATCGAAGCCATGTTGCAGGAATCACAGCGCAACGTAAACGGTACGGCTATCCTCGAACTCCGCCCGCTTTCATTCTCAACTGTCGGTGTTGAATCGAAAGACGACCTGGTGAAGACTAAATTCGGTGAATACGGCGAAATGCAGAAAGGCTGGACGGCAGAAGATGCGAAAGGCTTTATCAAAGTAACTTCCACACCGTTGCGTGTTTATTATAATAATCATAAGGACGAAGAAATATGA